The following are encoded together in the Vitis riparia cultivar Riparia Gloire de Montpellier isolate 1030 unplaced genomic scaffold, EGFV_Vit.rip_1.0 scaffold776_pilon_pilon, whole genome shotgun sequence genome:
- the LOC117910557 gene encoding BURP domain protein RD22-like, with product MAQHGFWPKVFIQWGPHAYKMRGQLEPFGSFRIVRFHWFTGPTVGSMLKQFNRVNRLTVKLVGPTDPRYFMGNFFLQTDLHPGTKMMLQLPQTTNEAMFLPRQVADSIPFSSKKLPEILNRLLVKEKSAEAELMKKEIEECEEATMDGESRFCATSLESLIDFRTSKLGRNVNVLTNEVKTGSQEYEFGVGMKKIADKSVVCHKMNYPYAVFYFHTFSKTRTYMIPLVGADGSKSKAMAACHSDTSAWHPQHVAFQVLKIKPGTVPVCHFLHNNAMVWIPK from the exons ATGGCCCAGCATGGTTTTTGGCCAAAAGTTTTTATACAATGGGGTCCTCATGCTTACAAAATGAGGGGGCAACTTGAACCGTTTGGTTCGTTTAGAATTGTTCGGTTCCACTGGTTCACCGGTCCGACCGTCGGTTCAATGCTTAAACAGTTTAATAGGGTAAACCGGTTGACGGTTAAACTGGTTGGACCGACTGATCCACGGTACTTCATGG GTAACTTCTTCTTGCAAACAGATCTGCACCCAGGCACAAAAATGATGCTGCAGTTGCCACAAACTACAAATGAAGCTATGTTCTTGCCTCGTCAAGTTGCTGACTCCATACCCTTTTCATCTAAGAAGCTACCCGAAATTTTGAACCGGCTtttagtgaaggaaaaatcTGCAGAAGCTGAGCTAATGAAGAAGGAGATAGAAGAGTGTGAGGAGGCTACCATGGATGGAGAATCTAGGTTCTGTGCAACATCATTAGAGTCCCTAATCGATTTCAGGACCTCAAAGCTCGGAAGAAATGTGAATGTGCTGACGAATGAGGTGAAAACGGGAAGCCAAGAGTATGAATTTGGAGTGGGAATGAAGAAGATTGCAGACAAATCAGTGGTGTGCCATAAGATGAACTACCCATATGCTGTTTTCTATTTCCATACCTTCTCTAAGACACGGACTTACATGATTCCATTGGTGGGTGCTGATGGAAGCAAATCTAAAGCCATGGCAGCTTGTCACAGTGATACATCAGCTTGGCACCCACAGCACGTGGCCTTCCAAGTGCTCAAAATTAAGCCAGGAACGGTCCCAGTCTGCCATTTCCTTCACAACAATGCCATGGTCTGGATTCCAAAGTAA
- the LOC117910550 gene encoding BURP domain protein RD22-like, with protein sequence MELHLRPILTCLSLLVVVSNASLPSEVYWKLALPYTPMPKAVRDLLQLNSMEGGSSINVSKVVLNAIPESTYIKYQNPSAADTPTEDQPQDTSRKGYFLEKDLHSTTKMKMHFRKTTNEATFLPRQVADSIPFSSDKFPEILNRFSLKQNSEEAEIMKETIQDCEQPALEGDSRFCATSLESLIDFSISKLGKNIKLISNGVEMGSQEYELGVGVKVVADKSVVCHKQKYPYAVFYCHAIHKTRVYTLPFVGTEDGTKAEVVASCHIDTSAWNPKHAAFQVLKVKPGTVPVCHFLPRDDLIWVPK encoded by the exons ATGGAGCTTCATCTTCGTCCCATTCTAACTTGCCTCTCT CTGCTGGTGGTTGTAAGCAATGCTTCTCTACCTTCTGAGGTCTACTGGAAGTTGGCTTTGCCGTATACTCCGATGCCCAAAGCCGTGCGAGATCTCTTGCAGCTGA ACTCAATGGAAGGTGGAAGTTCAATCAATGTGAGCAAGGTTGTACTAAATGCCATCCCAGAGAGTACCTATATCAAATACCAAAACCCATCGGCTGCTGACACCCCCACTGAAGACCAACCTCAAGACACCTCCAGAAAAGGTTACTTCTTGGAAAAAGACCTGCATTCCACCACAAAAATGAAGATGCACTTCAGAAAAACTACAAATGAAGCCACTTTCTTACCCCGTCAAGTGGCCGACTCCATACCCTTTTCATCTGACAAGTTCCCAGAAATTCTAAACCGGTTTTCACTGAAACAAAATTCCGAGGAAGCTGAAATAATGAAGGAAACGATACAAGACTGTGAACAACCAGCCCTGGAAGGAGATTCCAGGTTCTGTGCCACATCCTTGGAATCCCTAATTGATTTCAGCATTTCAAAGCTTGGAAAAAACATCAAACTAATCTCAAATGGAGTTGAAATGGGAAGCCAGGAATACGAACTAGGAGTGGGAGTGAAGGTGGTTGCAGACAAATCAGTGGTGTGCCATAAGCAGAAGTATCCATACGCTGTGTTTTACTGCCATGCAATCCATAAGACGAGGGTTTACACACTTCCATTTGTGGGAACCGAGGATGGAACCAAAGCTGAGGTTGTGGCTTCTTGCCATATAGATACGTCGGCTTGGAACCCGAAGCATGCGGCCTTTCAAGTGCTGAAAGTTAAACCAGGAACTGTCCCTGTTTGCCACTTCCTTCCTCGTGATGATCTCATCTGGGTTCCTAAATAG
- the LOC117910560 gene encoding BURP domain protein RD22-like, with product MKNTNEATFLPHQVATSIPLSSDKLPEILDQLSMKPESVQAETIKNTIIDCERPGIKGEEKYCATSLESMIDFSTSKLGNKGVKAVSTEVENKSQTLYRMAAGVEKMGGDVSVVCHKMVYAYAVFYCHKIAATRAYMVPLVGRDGTKAKAVALCHTNTKEWNPKHLAFQLLKVKPGVPICHFLTQD from the coding sequence ATGAAAAATACAAACGAAGCCACCTTCTTACCTCACCAAGTTGCCACTTCAATACCCTTGTCATCAGACAAGTTGCCCGAAATTTTGGACCAATTATCTATGAAACCAGAATCAGTACAAGCTGAGACAATCAAGAATACTATTATAGATTGTGAGAGACCTGGAATTAAAGGAGAGGAAAAGTATTGTGCAACCTCATTAGAATCCATGATTGATTTCAGCACCTCAAAGCTGGGGAATAAGGGTGTTAAGGCAGTTTCCACAGAGGTAGAAAACAAGTCCCAGACGCTGTACAGAATGGCAGCTGGTGTGGAGAAGATGGGAGGTGACGTTTCTGTGGTGTGCCATAAAATGGTGTATGCATATGCAGTGTTTTACTGTCACAAGATCGCTGCCACAAGGGCTTATATGGTTCCCCTGGTGGGCAGGGATGGGACAAAAGCGAAAGCAGTTGCATTGTGTCACACAAATACAAAGGAATGGAACCCCAAGCATTTGGCCTTTCAACTGCTCAAAGTCAAGCCAGGAGTTCCCATCTGCCATTTCCTTACTCAGGATTAG
- the LOC117910562 gene encoding helicase and polymerase-containing protein TEBICHI-like → MAGRAGRTGIDTKGESVLICKPEEVKRICGLLNESCPPLYSCLSEDKNGMTHAILEVVASGIVQTANDINRYVRCTLLNSTKPFQDVVKSAQDSLRWLCHRKFLEWNEYTKLYSTTPLGRAAFGSSLCPEESLVVLDDLSRAREGFVLASDLHLVYLVTPINVDVEPDWELFYERFMQLSALDQVNCFLCL, encoded by the exons ATGGCTGGACGGGCTGGACGAACTGGAATAGATACAAAAGGGGAAAGT GTACTGATTTGCAAACCTGAGGAGGTCAAAAGAATTTGTGGACTTCTCAATGAGAGTTGTCCACCATTGTATTCTTGTCTCTCTGAAGATAAGAATGGAATGACTCATGCAATCTTGGAAGTTGTGGCTAGCGGAATTGTTCAAACTGCTAATGATATTAATCGATATGTTAGGTGCACTCTTCTTAATTCCACCAAGCCATTTCAAGATGTGGTTAAATCAGCACAGGATTCTCTTAGGTGGTTATGCCACAGAAAATTTCTTGAATGGAATGAATATACTAAGTTATACAGCACCACTCCTCTTGGACGGGCAGCTTTTGGCAGTTCTCTCTGTCCTGAAGAATCACTT GTTGTGCTGGATGATCTTTCAAGGGCACGAGAAGGATTTGTTCTTGCATCTGATTTGCATCTAGTTTACTTAGTGACACCCATTAATGTTGATGTTGAGCCAGATTGGGAATTGTTCTATGAAAGGTTCATGCAATTGTCTGCTCTTGACCAGGTAAACTGTTTTCTGTGCCTTTGA